From the genome of Desulfobaccales bacterium:
AGAGGGGAAAAATTTCTCGGTGTCGCCCTCCTGATCATCTCGCTGGGCATGGCCGGCGGGTGCGAGGCCGTCCGCCCTGCGGCCCGGTTGCCCGAGGCGCCCCTGGTGGCCACGCCGCTCCCCCCCCTGCCGCCGCCTGAAGAAGGCTCCCTGTGGCAGGACCGGCAGCCCCACGGGCTCATCGCCGACCGGCGGGCCCAGCAGGTGGGGGATCTCATCACCATCAGCATCACCGAGGCGGCCAAGGCCAGCGAGATCGCCAATACCGAGACCTCCAAGACTGCGGGGGTGAAGACCACCATCGGCTCCCTCTTCGGGCTGAGCTTCCCCATGAAGGCCTTCACCAACAAGGAGGTCAACGTGGACTCGGCTCTCGAGGGCACCGTGGGCAACACCTCCAAAGGGGAAGGCAAGACGGAGCGCCAGAGCACCTTCACCACCTTCCTCACCGCCCGGGTCATCCAGGTGCTCCCCAACCAGAACCTGGTGGTCCAGGGGCGGCGGCATCTCAGGGTCAACAACGAAACCGAGGTGGTGACGCTCACCGGCATCGTCCGGCCCGCGGACATCGACCGCAACAACACTGTGCCCTCCACCAAGCTGGCGGAGGCCCGCCTGGAGATCTCCGGCGTGGGAGTGGTCTCCGACAAGCAGCGCCAGGGCTGGCTCACCCGCATCCTGGACCATCTCTGGCCCTTGTAAGGCCGGACGGGCGAGGGGCCGAGACGGCCGGGGGAGCGGGTGGGAGGCAGGGAATAATGGGGGATGATCAGGCCCACGAGGAGCTGAAGGGCACGGCATAGGTGGTGGAAAGCGATTATGAAGACGTCGTTGCGTTTGCGGAGAAGGTCAGGGGCGGGATGGGCGGGTCCCCGGCGTCTTCTGTGGCTCGCCGTGGTGCTGGGGAGTCTCCTGGCCGCGCCGGGGCTGGCCGGCTCTCCGGCCTGGGCCATCCGCCTCAAGGACATCGCCTCCTTCAAAGGGGTGCGTCCCAATCAGCTGGTGGGAAACGGCCTGGTGGTGGGCTTAAACGGCACCGGCGACGGCACCAACGTGGATTTCAACACCCAGGAACTGGCCAATTTCTTAAGCCAGCTGGGGGTGCAGGCTTCCAGGGACAAGCTCAAGGTGAAAAACATCGCCGCGGTGGTGGTCACCGCCACCCTCCCCCCCTTCGCCCGGGTGGGCTCCCGCATTGACGTGCTGGTCTCCTCCATCGGCGATGCCAAAAGCCTCCAGGGCGGCACGCTGCTGCTCACGCCCCTGAAAGGCGTGGACGGCCAGGTCTATGCCCTGGCCCAGGGGCCGGTGACCGTGGGGGGCTTCACCGCCGGCGGCCAGGCCGGGGGCGGGGTCACCAAGAACCACCCCACCGCCGGGCGCATCGCCAACGGCGCCACCGTGGAGCGGGAGATCCCCCTGGATTTGCTGGGCAAGGATGAATTCACCCTCACCCTGCACGAGGCGGATTTCACCACCTCCCAGCGGGCGGTGCAGGCCATCAACCGGCATCTCAAGGGTAACTACGCCCACTCCCGGGACGGCGCCACCATCGTCATCAAGCTGCCCCCGGGCTACAAGGACCGGGTGGTGCCCCTGTTGGCCGCCCTGGAGAACCTGGAGGTCACCCCGGACGCGCCCGCCAAGGTGGTCATTGACGAACGCAACGGCACCGTGGTCATGGGGGCCATGGTGCGCCTCTCCACCGTGGCCATCGCCCACGGCAATCTGGTGGTGCAGATCAAGGAGAGTCCCCGGGTCTCCCAGCCCCTGCCCTTCTCCCAGGGCCAGACCGTGGTCACCCCGGAGAGCACGGTGAGTGTCAAGGAAGGGGAAAACCGCCTCATGGTCCTCCCCGAGGGGGTGAGCATCGGCCAGGTGGTGCAGGCCTTGAACGCCATCGGCGTCACCCCCCGGGACCTCATCGCCATTCTCCAGGCCATCAAGGCCGCCGGGGCGCTCCAGGCGGAGCTGGAGATCATCTAAAACTCTGGGGGGCTGGAAGGGAAAGCCGGCCAAGTATTCCGGCAAGTCGAGAGGCGGAACGCGGCTGGGTATCAGAAACTGAGCGGGGAATCCCGGGGAGGCAGGCAAGGCGGTGATGATGGGGATATCCGGAAATCCAATGCCGACAAAAGGCGGGCAGGAAGTCTCTCTCCCCAGCGCCGGCGGGCCCGGCCGGGACCGCCAGGTGAGGGAGGCTCACAAGGGCCTGGCCCAGGCCTGCCAGGAGGTGGAGGAGCTTTTCCTCACCCAGCTTCTGGGGGCCTTGCGGCGCACCCTCCTTAATGGCCTCAAAAAGTCCGACACCCAGAGGGAAAAATACCAGGCCCTGGCGGATCAGGAGGTGGCCAAGGCCCTGGCCGCTTCCGGCGGCTTGGGGCTTGGGCGCCTGTTGTATCAGCATCTGGCGGGGGAGAGGCTCTCCCGCCCGGAAAGGGAAAGCCATGGAGAGCGGGAATCTGAATCACCCCGAGACTCCCGAGGAACTGGCCCGGCAGCTGTTGACCTGTCTGAAGCGTGAGGAGGAGGCTCTGCGCACCGCGGAGGAGGCGGAAATCCTGGCGGTGGCCCGGGACAAGGACGACCTCCTGGCCCGACTGTCGGCTTGGCAAGCCCGCTCGGAAGGGGCACTTCAGGGGGAAGGGTCCGTGGCCCAGGCCATTCCTGAGGGCCTCCGGCGTCGGCTGGCGGCCCAGGCGGCCCGCAACCGGGCCCTCCTCCAGGCGGCCCTGGAGGCCATCCAGGATTTCCTGCATCTCCTGATGCCCTCAGGGCCCGGAACCTACGAAGCGGAGGGCCGCCTGAGGCCGGGTGCAGGCGGCAGCCTGGTGCACCGCCAGGTCTAACACCGACACTTGGGCGCCAGGCAGAGAGGGGATTAAAGGATAGCGCGACACCGCGCCGTTACGGCCGCAATCCGGGCACGAGGGCAATAGCCGCCCCCCGTTGGGCCAAGCTCCCCTGCGGCCGGGAAAAGGGCATCAGAGGAGGAGGCCACCCAGCCAGGTGGCGGAAATGCCCTTTCTTTTAAAAGAAAGAGAAGGAGAAGCCGGGCGTCAGGAAGGCTCCCTGGTCTGAGGGGTAGCCTCACTCGGATACCGGCCCTGAAAAGGGGCCCGCAGGCAGCTTTCGGTTTCCTGAACCCTCAATGTGCTAAAGAGGATGCACTCATGTCCGGCATCACCGCCATCCTGGACATCGCCATGCGAGCCCTGGCCGCCGAGCAGCTCGGGGTGGAGGTCACCAGCCATAATGTGGCCAACGTCAACACCCCCGGCTACTCCCGGCAGAAGGTGAACTATGTCACCGCCTATCCGGTGCCCTCCCCCTGGGGGCCCCTGGGAAACGGCGTCAAAGTGCAAGGAATCGAACGGGCCTTCGACCCCTTCATCGCCGCCCGCCTGGATCAGCAAAGCGCCACTTTAAGCCAATACCGCACCCTGGCGGCCCAGCTGGAGCAGGTGGCCGGCCTCTTCAATGAAACCCAGGCCGGCGGTTTGACCGAGCATCTGTCTGCCTTTTTCGCCGCCTGGCACGACTTGGCGGACCATCCCGTGGGGGCCGGGGAGCGCCAGGCCCTATTCCAGGAGGCCTTGAGCCTCACCGAGGCCTTTGCTTACCGCGCCGATCAGCTGGTGGCGGCCCGCACCTCCCTCACCCAGCAATTGGCTCCCGTCATCGAGGAAATCAACGCCCATGCCCGGCGCATCGCCGAGCTCAACCGGGAGATCCAGATCTCCGAGGCCAACGGGCAGCAGGCCAATGATCTCCGGGACCAGCGGCAGCGGGAAATCAGCGCCCTGGCGGAGCTTGTGGGCATCCGCACCTTCACCACCACCGATGGCATGGTGAACGTCACCTTGGCCAATGGCGTCACCCTCACCCAGGGAGTGCAGGCCTGGAGCCTGGCCTTCGAGATCACCCCGGCGGACACCGTGGCGATCTTGTGGCAGGGCCCCGGGGGCCTCACCCAGGACCTCACCGCAGGCCTGAGCGGCGGCCGCCTCACCGCCCTCTTTGCCATGCGGGATCAGCTCATTCCCCGGTATCAAAACGACCTGGATGAACTGGCCCGGGAGCTCATCTTCGCCGTGAATGAGCTTCACAGCCAGGGCACCGGCCTCACCCTGGCCGCCTCTCAGAGCGGCATCTATGCGGTGACCGACCCCGCCCTGCCCCTCAACGCCGCCGGCCTGCCCTTCGGCGAGCGCCTCACCGCCGGCAGCGTGACCTTGGTGGTGGAGCGGGCAGGCCAGCCCGTGGCCCAGACCACCCTGGCCTTTGACCCGGCCATGTCCTTGAATGATCTCATCACCGCCATCAACACCGATGCGGCGCTGGCGGGGCTTATCACCGCCAGCGAGGCGGACGGCCGCCTGGTGCTCACCGCCGCAGTCCCCGGGGATACCCTGGGGTTTGGCGAGGACACCGCTCATCTCTGGGCAAGCTTGGGTCTTAATACCTTCTTCACCGGGGACAAAGCCTATACTTTCGGGGTCAATCCGTGGGTGCTGGCGGATGCCGGGGCCATTGCCAGCGGCCGCCTCAACCCCGACGGCACCCGGGCCCCCGGGGACAACCGCACCGCCCTGGCCCTGGCGGATCTGGAGACGGCCCCGGCCGGTCCCGATGGCCTCACCTTTGCCGCCGCCTACGAGCGCCTGGTGAGCTCCCTGGGCCTGGAGGGCGAAAGCGCCAGGAATCAAGCCGACTTTTTCCAGGCGGTGGTGGACCAGCTCACCCGCATGCGGGATGCGGTCTCCGGGGTATCCCTGGATGAGGAGCTGGCCAACCTCATCAAATTCCAGCGGGCCTATCAGGCCGCGGCCCGCCTCATCACCATCGCCGACGAGCTCTACGAAACCCTCCTGGGCATCAAACGATAGGGGGGCATCCGCCATGCGCGTCTCCATGCCCACGATTTTCAATGGCATCCAAAGCCATCTGGCCTCTTTGGCAGAGGAATTGCAAAGGATTAATGCAAGCCTCGCCTCGGGCCGCAAGTATCAGAGCATCACTGACAACCCGGTGGAGGTGGGGGCCATCCTGGGACTGGGGACCGAGTCCGGCCAGGTGATGCAGTATCAACGGAATCTGGCCACCGCCCAGGACTGGCTCAGGATCACGGAGACGACCCTGCAGAATATCAACGACCTGGTGCGGCGGGCCATGACCCTGGCCAACCAGATGGCCACCGGGACCTATACCGCCGCCCAGCGAGCCGCCGCCGCCCGGGAGGTCCAAGGGCTGCTGGAGGAGGTGATGCAGGTGGGCAATACCCGGTGGAACGGCCAACACATTCTTTCGGGTTATCGGGTGCACACCGCCCCCTTTGCCCCCGGGGATTGGGAGGTCCAGACTCCCATCTACCACCTCACCCCCGGCTCCGGCGGCAGCGTCACTGCCGGCGGCGCCTATACCGGCACCGAACCTGTGAGTTATGTGGTGGAAATCGTGGCGGGCGGCCCCGTGGGAGTGGCCACCTACCGGGTGTCCACGGATGGCGGCCAGACCTGGTCGGGAGAGCAGATCACGGGGGCGGCAGTTCCCTTGGGGGCGGAAGGGGTGACGGCGGATTTTTTTGGCACCTGGCAGGCGGGAGATCGCTTCAGTATCTCCGTGCGGCAGCCGATAGAGTATCAGGGGGACGACCATCCCCTGGAACTGGGCATCGGCCGCCAGAGCCGGCTCCAGGTGAATGAAGTGGGAAGGACTGCGGTGGGAGGGGATGGGGGTCCCCTGGATGTTTTTCGCATCCTGGGCCGCTTACAAAACGGCTTGCAGGCCAATGATCTGACGGAGATCGGGGCGTCTTTGGAAGAGCTGCGCACCTACCAGAACCACCTGGACAGCCGCCTGGCTGGCCTGGGGGCCGGACTCAACCGGGTGGAGGTGAAAAACCGGGTTTATGACAGCGTTCTGAGTCGGTTGACCAGCAGCCTGAGCGCCAAAGGGGATACGGATGTGGTGGCCGCGGTGAATGCCCTGAAGGCCGCGGAAACCGCCTACCAGGCGGCTTTGCTGTCCGCCACCAAGGTGATGAACCTCAGCCTGTTGGAATATATGTAGTCAAAACCGAAGCAAGGAAACCGAGCACCCCCGGGGAGGTGGCGGGCCACCCTTCAGGGGGGGCCTAAAGGCCATCGGTAACCAGGAAGGTGACCGTGCTGATTCTGACCCGCAAAGCCGGAGAAGGCCTGTACATCGGTGATCACATCCGCATCACCGTGGTGGAAATCCGGGGCAAGCAGATCCGCCTCGGTATCGAAGCGCCGGAACAAGTGGTCGTCCTCAGGGAAGAGATCTATCACCGCATCCGGGAACAGAACCTCCGGGCTGCGGGAGTGGCGCCCCTGGACGTCAAAGAGATCGCCCAGCTGTGGAGGCAGGAAAAGGACCATGAGTCCCAACCCCCAAACCCAACCACCTGAGCCGCCCCCGGTTACGGTGGAGACCCGCAACTTCGGCCCCCTGGTGGTGCAGCCGGAGCAGATTCTGGAATTCCGCCCGGGGCTTCTGGGCTTTGCGGATCATACCCGCTATGTCCTCATCGAACGCCCCCAGGATGCGCCTTTTCTCTGGTTGCAATCCGTGGAGCGGCCGGATCTGGCCTTTGTGGTGGTGGACCCGGTCCTTTTCTTTCCCCACTATCAGCCCGCCCGGCGGTCTCAGGTCCTCAAGGAAGTGGAAGCCCAGAGCCCCGACGAGGTGAAAGTCCTGGTGATTGTCACCATTCCCCCCGGACGGCCCCAGGAGATGACCGTCAATCTCATGGGGCCCCTGGTCATCAACCTCCGGACCCGCCGCGGCCGCCAAGTGGTGCTGGAGGACCAACGCTTGTCCCACCGCCAGCCGCTGCTGCCGGCATCCGAAACCTGAGGATCCGAAAATGAGTGGTTACTGAGTCAAAGGCGGTGGCCACAGCTATCAGCGCCTGGCCTCCCCCCTGAGGATTCCGGGAGGGGAAGGAGGATCCGGGCCAGGTCATCGCATCTTGCCTTATGGGAAGAAATACATAGCTTAAGCAGGTTTGCCGGCTGGGGAAGCAGGGACTTCAGAATTTCCCCTTTCCCGCCCAGGAGGCTGGGTGATGGACGGTCTCGTTTCTCCGGGTTTTGGCACTTGAGGCCACCGGCCCTGCGCCTGGGGCTGGGCCTTCACGGCTCACTGGGGAGGAATGCCACAGGGTGTTTGGCAACGCGGGCTCTGGCCAGCGCTTCGCCCTCCCAGGAAGAGAGCCCTGTCTTCTCTGCTTTTTTAGGGCTCCTCAGGACTTCCCCTATCTTCATGACAAGGAGGCGTCCTCTCCAAAGCGGCTCATGACCCCGTAGCCCATCTCCCCCGCAGGTTTTTGCCGCCTTTCTCCCATTTTTGGGGCTGTCACAGCAAAATATTGAGTTGACTTTCCCCGGCGGCTCATTATACTTAGGGACAGTGATAACTGCGGCTTTTTCTGTTATCTCCATAGGGGGGGAAAGCCGGGGACCAACTCACCAAAAGGAGGAAGGGTATGCGGTCGAAAATGCTGGTAGCTGTGATCCTGGCAGTGGTGGCGGCGATGTTCCTCGCCTCCGGCGCCATGGCCCAGAAACTGCTGTGCGTCTCCAAACAGGAACTTAAAGGCGAAGAAACGGTGGCCTCCTGCCTGGCCAAAGGTGAGCGTTTCGCCATCGTGGACCAGTTCGGCATCGTGCGCATCCTGACCCCGGAAGAGGTGGAACTGACCAAGGCCTTCAACCCCAAGGCGTTTCAGATGCGGGCTTTCGGCCTCAAGTATGAAAAGATTGCGCCGAAGATCGCCCCTCTGCCGGTGGCTCCCGAGCAGCAGTAGGCCATCTCTCCTGTCAGGGGCCCGGCTGGCCCGAGACCAAATGACCTGAAACCAAGCGCCCTCTACGCCCATGGCAGGAGGGCGCTTTTCTTTGGGCACCCACAGTTCCCGTCACATCCTTGCAGGGCACAGGAGGCCCGGGGATGAACATGCTGGAAATCGAAGACCTCTGGGTTCATATTGACGGCCGGGAAGTCCTCCGGGGCATCAATCTGAAAATCCCCGTGGGCGAGACCCATATCCTGTTCGGCAAAAACGGCTCCGGCAAGACCTCCCTGCTCATGACCATCATGGGCTTCAGCCGCTACCAGGTGGTGCAGGGGCGCATCCTGCTCAACGGAGAGGACATCACTCATTTGCCCCCCTTCGAGCGGGCCCGCCGGGGGGTGGGCATGGCCTTCCAGCGTCCCCCCACCATCCGGGGCCTCAAGACCCTGGACCTATTGAGAGCCTGCGCCGGCGGCGGCCAGGAGGTCCTGGCCCTGGCCCAGCGCTACGACTTTCTGCCCTTCCTGGACCGGGAGGTGAATTACGGCTTTTCCGGCGGCGAGCTCAAGCGCTCAGAGCTCATGCAGCTCTTGGCCCAGGACCCTTCCCTGGTTCTCCTGGATGAGCCGGAATCCGGGGTGGACCTGGAAAATCTTCAGGTGGTGGGGGAGATCATCACCCAGCTCCTGCAAAAAGGCCGGCGTCGTTCACACCGGGAGAAATCCGGCCTCATCATCACCCACACCGGCTTCATCCTCAACTATGTCAATGCGGATGTGGGTTACATCATGCTGGAGGGCCGGGTCCTGTGCGCCGGCAACCCCCGGGAGCTCCTGGAGGACATCAAGAAATTCGGCTACGAGGAGTGCATCCGATGTCGGAGGTGAAAGCCAAGGCCAAGGAAAGCCTCAGCAAAAAAGCGCCCCTGGGGCCGGACCTCAACCTGGAGGATTTTGTCCGGGAAGGCGGCGCCTGGAGCTACGACCCCGACTACAGCCGCTTCACCCCGGAGGAACGGGGGCACCTGCTTAAAGCCGGCATCGAGCTCACCGATGTGGAGCATGCCGGCACCTTCCTCCAGGCCGATACCGCGGTGGTGCATTGCCAGGCCAACCGGCCGGGGGTGGAGCTCATGCCCCTCTCCCGGGCACGGGAGCAGTATGACTGGCTGCAGGACCTCCTTTGGACCCTGGTGCCCGTGGACGCCGACAAATACACGGCCTATGCCGAGCTCTCCCCCGGCAACGGCTACTTCATCCGGGCCCTCCCCGGCGTGAAGGTGCCCGAGCCGGTGGAGGCCTGCCTGTATCTGCGCACCGACCGCTTCGCCCAGCCGGTGCACAACGTGGTCATCGTGGAGCCTGGGGCCCGGCTGCACATCATCACCGGCTGCACCACCCACCCCCAGGTGCGCTCCGGCCTGCATGTGGGCGTCTCCGAGTTTTTTGTAAGGGAAGGCGGCCACCTGACCTTTACCATGGTGCACAACTGGGCTGAGGAGGTGCACGTGCGGCCCCGCACCGCGGTGCACGTGGAGGCCGGCGGCACTTACATCTCCCACTACATCATGCTGCGGCCGGTCAAAACCGTGCAGACCTACCCCACCGTCACCCTGGCGGGGGAGGGAGCGGTGGCCAGCCTCAATTCC
Proteins encoded in this window:
- a CDS encoding flagellar basal body L-ring protein FlgH; translation: MRGEKFLGVALLIISLGMAGGCEAVRPAARLPEAPLVATPLPPLPPPEEGSLWQDRQPHGLIADRRAQQVGDLITISITEAAKASEIANTETSKTAGVKTTIGSLFGLSFPMKAFTNKEVNVDSALEGTVGNTSKGEGKTERQSTFTTFLTARVIQVLPNQNLVVQGRRHLRVNNETEVVTLTGIVRPADIDRNNTVPSTKLAEARLEISGVGVVSDKQRQGWLTRILDHLWPL
- a CDS encoding flagellar basal body P-ring protein FlgI — its product is MKTSLRLRRRSGAGWAGPRRLLWLAVVLGSLLAAPGLAGSPAWAIRLKDIASFKGVRPNQLVGNGLVVGLNGTGDGTNVDFNTQELANFLSQLGVQASRDKLKVKNIAAVVVTATLPPFARVGSRIDVLVSSIGDAKSLQGGTLLLTPLKGVDGQVYALAQGPVTVGGFTAGGQAGGGVTKNHPTAGRIANGATVEREIPLDLLGKDEFTLTLHEADFTTSQRAVQAINRHLKGNYAHSRDGATIVIKLPPGYKDRVVPLLAALENLEVTPDAPAKVVIDERNGTVVMGAMVRLSTVAIAHGNLVVQIKESPRVSQPLPFSQGQTVVTPESTVSVKEGENRLMVLPEGVSIGQVVQALNAIGVTPRDLIAILQAIKAAGALQAELEII
- the flgK gene encoding flagellar hook-associated protein FlgK, with product MSGITAILDIAMRALAAEQLGVEVTSHNVANVNTPGYSRQKVNYVTAYPVPSPWGPLGNGVKVQGIERAFDPFIAARLDQQSATLSQYRTLAAQLEQVAGLFNETQAGGLTEHLSAFFAAWHDLADHPVGAGERQALFQEALSLTEAFAYRADQLVAARTSLTQQLAPVIEEINAHARRIAELNREIQISEANGQQANDLRDQRQREISALAELVGIRTFTTTDGMVNVTLANGVTLTQGVQAWSLAFEITPADTVAILWQGPGGLTQDLTAGLSGGRLTALFAMRDQLIPRYQNDLDELARELIFAVNELHSQGTGLTLAASQSGIYAVTDPALPLNAAGLPFGERLTAGSVTLVVERAGQPVAQTTLAFDPAMSLNDLITAINTDAALAGLITASEADGRLVLTAAVPGDTLGFGEDTAHLWASLGLNTFFTGDKAYTFGVNPWVLADAGAIASGRLNPDGTRAPGDNRTALALADLETAPAGPDGLTFAAAYERLVSSLGLEGESARNQADFFQAVVDQLTRMRDAVSGVSLDEELANLIKFQRAYQAAARLITIADELYETLLGIKR
- the csrA gene encoding carbon storage regulator CsrA; this translates as MLILTRKAGEGLYIGDHIRITVVEIRGKQIRLGIEAPEQVVVLREEIYHRIREQNLRAAGVAPLDVKEIAQLWRQEKDHESQPPNPTT
- a CDS encoding flagellar assembly protein FliW, translating into MSPNPQTQPPEPPPVTVETRNFGPLVVQPEQILEFRPGLLGFADHTRYVLIERPQDAPFLWLQSVERPDLAFVVVDPVLFFPHYQPARRSQVLKEVEAQSPDEVKVLVIVTIPPGRPQEMTVNLMGPLVINLRTRRGRQVVLEDQRLSHRQPLLPASET
- a CDS encoding succinylglutamate desuccinylase, with the protein product MRSKMLVAVILAVVAAMFLASGAMAQKLLCVSKQELKGEETVASCLAKGERFAIVDQFGIVRILTPEEVELTKAFNPKAFQMRAFGLKYEKIAPKIAPLPVAPEQQ
- a CDS encoding ABC transporter ATP-binding protein; protein product: MNMLEIEDLWVHIDGREVLRGINLKIPVGETHILFGKNGSGKTSLLMTIMGFSRYQVVQGRILLNGEDITHLPPFERARRGVGMAFQRPPTIRGLKTLDLLRACAGGGQEVLALAQRYDFLPFLDREVNYGFSGGELKRSELMQLLAQDPSLVLLDEPESGVDLENLQVVGEIITQLLQKGRRRSHREKSGLIITHTGFILNYVNADVGYIMLEGRVLCAGNPRELLEDIKKFGYEECIRCRR
- a CDS encoding SufD family Fe-S cluster assembly protein; the protein is MSEVKAKAKESLSKKAPLGPDLNLEDFVREGGAWSYDPDYSRFTPEERGHLLKAGIELTDVEHAGTFLQADTAVVHCQANRPGVELMPLSRAREQYDWLQDLLWTLVPVDADKYTAYAELSPGNGYFIRALPGVKVPEPVEACLYLRTDRFAQPVHNVVIVEPGARLHIITGCTTHPQVRSGLHVGVSEFFVREGGHLTFTMVHNWAEEVHVRPRTAVHVEAGGTYISHYIMLRPVKTVQTYPTVTLAGEGAVASLNSVIIAHPGSEIDIGGRVLLKAPGTRAEVIARTLTTGGTCISRGHLVGEVPEVKAHLECRGLILAPKGIIYAIPELEGRAAGVDMSHEAAVGRIAQEEVEYLMARGLDEDQAVSTIVRGFLSVQIEGLPPALVAELEQAVQESGKGL